Proteins from a single region of Geothrix sp. PMB-07:
- a CDS encoding PepSY-associated TM helix domain-containing protein, with protein sequence MNRSGMPSHLSHATGFRRIPRHPRKAAFLRVLRKLHAWVGLSGAAFGLLFGFTGILLNHRGVMKIEAGQISEHKVTVEFPEAPASPEALAQALAARFNVPMNRVKWLTKAGKPGRMGGAQVKVADQWTVAFFGHAHFALATYTPGNRTVELEQKDANFLQVLKRLHKGDGGQIGWILLSDAFAGALLFLTLSGILLWTRLAGPKLLAAGLAVGGLAIAILVVSRAW encoded by the coding sequence ATGAACCGCTCCGGCATGCCTTCCCATCTGAGCCACGCGACGGGATTCCGCCGCATTCCGCGGCATCCCCGCAAGGCGGCCTTCCTCCGCGTGCTGCGCAAGCTCCACGCCTGGGTGGGGCTCAGCGGCGCCGCGTTCGGCCTGCTGTTCGGGTTCACGGGAATTCTGTTGAACCACCGGGGCGTCATGAAGATCGAGGCGGGCCAGATCTCCGAGCACAAGGTGACGGTGGAGTTTCCCGAAGCGCCCGCCAGCCCGGAAGCCCTGGCCCAGGCCTTGGCGGCGCGGTTCAACGTGCCCATGAACCGGGTGAAATGGCTGACCAAGGCGGGAAAACCCGGCCGCATGGGGGGTGCCCAGGTCAAGGTGGCGGATCAGTGGACCGTGGCTTTCTTCGGCCATGCCCACTTCGCCTTGGCCACCTATACGCCGGGCAACCGCACCGTGGAACTGGAACAGAAGGACGCCAACTTCCTTCAGGTGCTCAAGCGCCTCCACAAGGGCGATGGCGGCCAGATCGGCTGGATCCTGTTGTCCGATGCCTTCGCAGGCGCCCTGCTGTTCCTCACCCTTTCGGGCATCCTGCTGTGGACGCGGCTGGCGGGTCCGAAGCTGCTGGCCGCGGGGCTCGCCGTGGGCGGCCTGGCCATCGCCATTCTGGTGGTCAGTCGCGCTTGGTGA